One part of the Streptomyces lydicus genome encodes these proteins:
- a CDS encoding helix-turn-helix transcriptional regulator: MPDNDLGDFLRARRSGLRPEDVGMASYGLRRVAGLRREEVAVLAGVNVDYYTRLEQGRERRPSPQVLDALSRALHLDTDAHDHLHRLAGTAPLDRPGPQRNGVSPALRQLMDGYPHTPAFVLNRTLDILATNALADALYSPFHPADNLARAVFLDPAGRDFYARWDRAAQATVAHLRQAAGFDPDDPRLNALIDTLTEHSTTFSTLWQAHTVRGKTRDAKTLNHPDVGPLTLTYQAFDVRDAPGQQLVIYHAEPGSPSAQALALLGALDATTRQTAGDPHP; the protein is encoded by the coding sequence GAGACTTCCTGCGCGCCCGGCGCTCCGGCCTGCGGCCCGAAGACGTGGGCATGGCGAGCTACGGCCTACGGAGGGTCGCCGGGCTACGCCGCGAGGAAGTCGCGGTGCTGGCCGGAGTGAACGTCGACTACTACACCCGCCTGGAACAAGGCCGCGAACGCCGTCCCTCGCCCCAGGTCCTCGACGCGCTCAGCCGCGCCCTCCACCTCGACACCGACGCCCACGACCACCTCCACCGGCTGGCCGGCACCGCACCGCTCGACCGCCCGGGGCCGCAGCGGAACGGGGTCAGCCCGGCCCTCCGCCAGCTCATGGACGGCTACCCCCACACCCCGGCGTTCGTCCTCAACCGCACCCTGGACATCCTGGCCACCAACGCCCTCGCCGACGCCTTGTACTCGCCCTTCCACCCCGCGGACAATCTCGCCCGCGCGGTCTTCCTCGACCCGGCCGGTCGGGACTTCTACGCCCGCTGGGACCGGGCCGCGCAGGCCACCGTCGCCCACCTCCGTCAGGCGGCCGGCTTTGATCCCGACGACCCCCGGCTGAACGCGCTCATCGACACGCTGACCGAGCACAGCACCACCTTCTCGACGCTGTGGCAGGCCCACACCGTGCGTGGCAAGACCCGGGACGCCAAAACCCTCAACCACCCCGACGTCGGTCCGCTCACCCTCACGTACCAAGCCTTCGACGTCCGCGACGCCCCCGGCCAGCAACTCGTCATCTACCACGCCGAACCCGGCAGCCCCAGCGCCCAGGCGCTGGCCCTGCTCGGCGCCCTCGACGCCACCACGCGGCAGACCGCGGGGGACCCGCACCCGTAG
- a CDS encoding SDR family NAD(P)-dependent oxidoreductase: MNVISQHATVLLIGASRGLGRAIAAEYLDRGSHVVGTVRGPGRTALHDLQPTAGGRLEIEHVDINAPEQIHALRERLGARRFDLLFVNAGVANHPEETPADVTTDEFTRLMLTNALSPMRVIETLAELVTPDGTMAIMSSGLGSVANNERGGFEIYRASKSALNQLMRSYAARHRDDPRTLLVTAPGWVKTDMGGPNARLTIEESIPRLVTAVDAQRGRRGLRYLDYLGETVPW, translated from the coding sequence ATGAACGTGATTTCGCAGCACGCGACCGTGCTTCTCATCGGTGCGTCCCGTGGCCTGGGCCGTGCGATCGCCGCTGAGTACCTGGACCGCGGATCCCATGTGGTGGGGACCGTCCGCGGCCCCGGTCGGACCGCGTTGCACGACCTTCAGCCAACTGCCGGTGGGCGGCTGGAGATCGAGCACGTGGACATCAACGCGCCGGAGCAGATCCACGCTCTCCGAGAGCGGCTCGGCGCCCGCAGGTTCGATCTGCTCTTCGTCAACGCGGGCGTGGCCAACCATCCGGAGGAGACCCCTGCAGACGTCACGACCGACGAGTTCACCCGCCTGATGCTCACCAATGCGCTGAGCCCCATGCGGGTCATCGAAACGCTCGCCGAACTCGTCACGCCGGACGGCACCATGGCGATCATGTCCTCCGGCCTGGGCAGCGTCGCCAACAACGAACGCGGCGGCTTCGAGATCTACCGGGCCAGCAAATCCGCCCTCAACCAGCTGATGCGCAGTTACGCGGCCCGTCACCGCGACGATCCCCGCACGCTGCTCGTGACGGCGCCCGGCTGGGTCAAGACCGACATGGGCGGCCCCAACGCCCGTCTCACCATCGAGGAGAGCATCCCCCGCCTCGTCACGGCCGTTGACGCGCAACGCGGCCGCCGGGGCCTCCGCTACCTCGACTATCTGGGAGAGACCGTCCCCTGGTGA
- a CDS encoding amidohydrolase family protein: protein MRVITIEEHWTTPGIDRALRAQPMRSRDESVALNDRGDIPGRLLDIGEQRITAMDAAGIDLQILSIAPPGTHGLPAREAVALSREANDLASEAVGRHPTRLRAMTTLPMSDPDAAVTELQRIADSPAHVGIMSYGRSGDRPLDDPAYDELLATAAALGRPVFIHPQIPPNAVRDASYRGFDPTVELALATFGWGWHIEAGLAALRLILRGTFDRHPDLQIVLGHWGEMLLFALDRVDSLSNVATGLDRRVAEYFRTNVHIATSGMLTPRLLRHALDFTTIDRILLSGDYPFHRLDAAALTDFLGTLPDREDRHKVAYANARALYRLEPSAPGPDAETARLLEQS, encoded by the coding sequence ATGAGAGTCATCACCATCGAGGAGCACTGGACCACCCCGGGGATCGACCGGGCCTTGCGAGCACAGCCGATGCGGTCGCGCGACGAGAGCGTGGCGTTGAACGACCGGGGGGACATCCCCGGCCGTCTGCTCGACATCGGCGAGCAACGGATCACGGCGATGGACGCGGCCGGCATCGACCTGCAGATCCTCTCGATCGCCCCGCCGGGGACCCACGGGCTCCCGGCCCGTGAAGCCGTTGCGCTGAGCCGCGAGGCGAATGACCTGGCGAGCGAGGCCGTGGGGCGCCATCCGACGCGTCTGCGGGCGATGACGACGCTGCCGATGTCGGATCCGGACGCGGCCGTGACGGAGCTTCAGCGGATCGCGGACTCGCCCGCTCATGTCGGGATCATGTCCTACGGTCGCAGCGGCGACCGGCCGTTGGACGATCCCGCCTACGACGAGCTGCTCGCCACCGCCGCCGCTCTGGGGCGGCCGGTGTTCATCCATCCCCAGATCCCGCCGAACGCGGTCAGGGACGCCTCCTACCGCGGGTTCGACCCGACCGTCGAGCTCGCGCTCGCCACCTTCGGCTGGGGATGGCACATCGAGGCGGGGCTCGCGGCACTTCGCCTGATCCTGCGCGGCACGTTCGACCGACACCCGGACCTGCAGATCGTGCTGGGGCACTGGGGCGAGATGCTGTTGTTCGCCCTCGACCGGGTCGACAGCCTCTCGAACGTCGCGACCGGCCTGGACCGTCGGGTCGCTGAGTACTTTCGGACCAACGTCCACATCGCGACCAGCGGCATGCTGACCCCCCGCTTGCTGCGGCACGCGTTGGACTTCACGACCATCGACCGGATCCTGCTCTCGGGCGACTATCCCTTCCACCGGCTGGACGCCGCGGCTCTCACCGACTTCCTCGGGACGCTCCCCGACCGCGAGGACCGGCACAAGGTCGCGTATGCCAACGCCCGGGCGCTCTACCGCCTCGAACCGTCCGCGCCCGGACCGGACGCAGAGACCGCGCGACTCCTGGAGCAGTCATGA
- a CDS encoding Lrp/AsnC family transcriptional regulator: MSSPEIDHSVILEPHDVRILRALQIDPRVGFATVATVLGLSELTVARRYRRMRRAGVLRVIGVVDPGALGQSRWMARLRCRPGSAPAMAEALAQRDDISWVALCAAGSEVTCAVRSRSPEQRDDLLGRRLPRAAAVLDLQASVMLRQFVGGRGHYWAALTGTLTPEQEAALGTGDGPFPERPVVRNEPVQLADQDEKLLAALATDGRASLVDLAAAADLTPGRASRRLHTLLSGGVVHIDVEIAPMALGYRARANLWMRVHPGSIKAVGRAMARMPEVGFAAALSGPNNLHAVVHCRDLDELFEFTSDRVGTLPGVEAMEVSPVFRQIKQAGTRVDGDRLTDPPSDRSR; encoded by the coding sequence ATGTCGAGTCCAGAGATCGATCATTCCGTCATTCTTGAGCCGCATGATGTGCGAATCCTTCGTGCCCTTCAGATTGATCCGAGGGTCGGATTCGCGACCGTGGCGACGGTCCTCGGGCTCTCCGAGCTGACCGTCGCCCGCCGCTACCGCCGTATGCGGCGGGCCGGGGTCCTCCGGGTGATCGGGGTGGTCGACCCGGGAGCCCTCGGGCAGAGCCGGTGGATGGCGCGCCTGCGCTGCCGCCCCGGCAGCGCCCCGGCCATGGCCGAAGCACTCGCGCAACGCGACGACATCAGCTGGGTCGCGCTGTGCGCCGCCGGCTCCGAGGTCACCTGCGCCGTGCGCTCACGGTCACCGGAGCAGCGCGACGACCTGCTCGGCCGTCGGCTCCCTCGTGCTGCCGCCGTACTCGACCTCCAGGCGTCGGTGATGCTCCGCCAGTTCGTCGGCGGACGCGGACACTACTGGGCCGCACTCACCGGAACCCTGACCCCCGAGCAGGAGGCCGCCCTCGGGACCGGCGACGGGCCGTTCCCCGAACGGCCGGTCGTGCGGAACGAGCCGGTGCAACTCGCCGACCAGGACGAGAAGTTGCTCGCGGCCCTCGCCACCGACGGACGGGCCAGTCTCGTCGACCTCGCCGCCGCGGCCGACCTCACGCCGGGCCGGGCTTCACGACGTCTGCACACTCTGCTCTCCGGCGGAGTGGTCCACATCGACGTGGAGATCGCACCGATGGCCCTGGGGTACCGGGCCCGGGCGAACCTGTGGATGCGGGTCCATCCAGGCAGCATCAAAGCCGTTGGACGCGCGATGGCGCGGATGCCCGAAGTGGGGTTCGCCGCCGCGCTGTCCGGGCCGAACAACCTGCACGCCGTCGTCCACTGCCGCGACCTCGACGAACTCTTCGAGTTCACCTCCGACCGCGTCGGAACCCTCCCCGGCGTCGAGGCCATGGAAGTCAGCCCCGTCTTCCGCCAGATCAAGCAGGCCGGAACCCGCGTGGACGGCGACCGCCTGACCGATCCGCCGAGCGACCGCAGCCGCTAG
- a CDS encoding FAD-dependent monooxygenase: protein MKSCSGARTAVIVGAGVAGLTAASALARRGWRVEIAEAAPATATSGWGLCLTGPALRALDELGLADRCLAEGYGMAGITHVDVNGESADRVQLPRLIGAERPAMVGMARPVLHRILREAAERSGVVVHYGMTVAAVDQEQELVRVRFSDGTVRQFALLVGADGIRSSVRALLGLATSLDYHGQMVWRALVPRPPWATRIHQFAGEVNTAGLIPISGSQAYVFLTENGVGHSVLPDAELAPRLRQLLGAFPGRVKEICPLVSASESVVRRPVRTALLAGAWNRGNGVVIGDAAHAPAPQTASGAALAIEDGLVLAHELARHESVGAGLESFVNRRARRCRTLVQTSVAIVGLEQAQRHDKAYPLVNACHQQMAEPA, encoded by the coding sequence ATGAAGAGCTGCAGCGGCGCGCGGACGGCCGTGATCGTGGGCGCGGGTGTCGCCGGTCTGACGGCGGCGTCGGCCCTGGCGCGCAGGGGGTGGCGCGTCGAGATCGCCGAGGCCGCCCCGGCGACGGCGACGTCGGGGTGGGGGCTGTGCCTGACCGGCCCCGCGCTGCGCGCGCTGGACGAGTTGGGACTCGCGGACAGGTGTCTGGCCGAGGGCTACGGGATGGCCGGCATCACACATGTGGACGTGAACGGCGAGTCCGCGGACCGGGTCCAGTTGCCGCGTCTGATCGGCGCGGAGCGGCCGGCGATGGTCGGCATGGCGCGCCCCGTACTGCACCGGATCCTGCGGGAGGCGGCCGAGCGGAGTGGGGTGGTGGTGCACTACGGGATGACGGTCGCGGCGGTGGACCAGGAGCAGGAGTTGGTCCGTGTGCGGTTCTCGGACGGGACGGTCCGGCAGTTCGCGCTGCTGGTGGGCGCGGATGGCATCCGCTCGTCGGTCCGGGCCCTGCTGGGCTTGGCGACCTCGCTCGACTACCACGGGCAGATGGTCTGGCGGGCCCTGGTGCCGCGCCCGCCGTGGGCCACGCGTATCCATCAGTTCGCCGGCGAAGTCAACACAGCTGGACTCATCCCCATCTCGGGCAGCCAGGCGTACGTGTTCCTCACGGAGAACGGAGTAGGACACAGCGTCCTACCCGATGCCGAACTCGCCCCGCGTCTGCGGCAGCTCCTGGGGGCCTTCCCGGGGCGGGTGAAGGAGATCTGCCCTCTGGTGTCCGCGTCGGAGTCGGTGGTACGCCGCCCGGTCCGGACGGCGTTGTTGGCGGGTGCCTGGAACCGCGGAAACGGCGTCGTCATCGGTGACGCCGCGCATGCGCCGGCACCGCAGACGGCCAGCGGCGCGGCCCTGGCGATCGAGGACGGGCTCGTGCTGGCCCACGAACTCGCGCGTCATGAGTCGGTCGGCGCGGGGCTTGAGTCGTTCGTCAACCGGCGTGCACGGCGATGCCGCACGCTCGTTCAGACCTCGGTGGCGATCGTCGGCCTGGAGCAGGCACAGCGTCACGACAAGGCGTACCCGCTGGTCAACGCATGTCACCAGCAGATGGCCGAGCCCGCGTAA
- a CDS encoding VOC family protein — MSDTSLITHLRHIDVTMPSFAEQRQFYTELWGLTETAGDTGVSFLAAEGSPEQYVVRLREDQQKRTDLIAFGAAHPADVDALAAQLIAQGVKLVREPQMLDTPGGGYAVRFFDNEGRVVEVSADVTPRRHRTIEARESIPVRLSHVLMNSPTPEATVAWYIKHLGFRLSDTLCIGSRGEMMWFLRCNTYHHSFGIVRGPHAAFHHASFEMRGVDEFLRGTGRMQRLGIERLWGPGRHRAGDNSFSYYLDRAGNTVEYTTELEVVDEDTWHPHLFDLTDPANADQWGTANEMNEYIAAKSHNDVDPGLFVAPPI; from the coding sequence ATGAGCGACACAAGCTTGATCACCCACCTGCGGCATATCGATGTCACCATGCCGAGCTTCGCCGAACAGCGCCAGTTCTACACCGAGTTATGGGGTCTGACGGAGACCGCCGGTGACACGGGGGTCTCGTTCCTGGCGGCCGAAGGCTCCCCGGAGCAGTACGTGGTGCGGCTGCGCGAGGACCAGCAGAAGCGCACCGACCTCATCGCCTTCGGTGCCGCCCACCCCGCGGATGTCGACGCCCTGGCCGCGCAGTTGATCGCGCAGGGTGTGAAGCTGGTGCGGGAACCGCAGATGCTGGACACTCCCGGAGGCGGCTATGCGGTCCGCTTCTTCGACAACGAGGGCCGTGTGGTGGAGGTCTCCGCCGACGTCACCCCACGCCGGCACCGCACGATCGAGGCACGGGAGTCCATACCCGTGCGGCTGTCGCATGTGCTGATGAACTCGCCCACACCCGAAGCCACGGTGGCCTGGTACATCAAGCATCTCGGCTTCCGGCTCTCGGACACCCTGTGCATCGGCAGCCGCGGCGAGATGATGTGGTTCCTGCGCTGCAACACCTATCACCACAGCTTCGGCATCGTCCGCGGCCCGCATGCAGCCTTCCATCACGCGTCCTTCGAGATGCGCGGGGTGGACGAGTTCCTGCGCGGCACGGGCCGGATGCAGCGGCTGGGCATCGAGCGCCTGTGGGGTCCGGGCCGGCACCGCGCCGGTGACAACTCCTTCAGCTACTACCTCGACCGGGCGGGCAACACCGTCGAGTACACCACCGAGCTCGAAGTCGTGGACGAGGACACCTGGCATCCACACCTCTTCGACCTGACGGATCCGGCCAACGCCGACCAGTGGGGCACGGCCAACGAGATGAACGAATACATTGCCGCCAAGTCCCACAATGACGTCGACCCCGGGCTGTTCGTCGCCCCGCCGATCTGA
- a CDS encoding helix-turn-helix transcriptional regulator, whose product MTTPLHTFRITKSRNPVDLLNAATRLFGGSITTSPLDGLAGGEHELRGVAASDFAVGYFASPLDVRVASASGRRRSYFVNIGVSGAIAATCGSLHATLDEATAGVVNPGDTQELRPARSRTRFLGLRIDAALVDQEFAALTGQLPTSTVRFDFALDLAKPKGRAVRLLVHSLVEQLDSGDPLFQRAELPRSQLRCIATALLLAQPHTHTGELRDGPQPSHPRSLRAALSFIETNLSERLTLSGIAAAADCSPRTVSSAFRARLGLSPLTYVRNLRLDRIREDVLTSTDHVSTIAYRWGVSHLGRFAAEYRDRFDELPSETAARR is encoded by the coding sequence GTGACCACTCCTCTGCACACGTTCCGCATCACCAAATCTCGGAACCCGGTCGATCTGCTCAACGCTGCCACCCGGCTGTTCGGCGGCTCGATCACCACCTCTCCGCTGGACGGCCTGGCCGGCGGAGAGCACGAACTGCGCGGCGTCGCCGCCTCCGACTTCGCGGTCGGCTACTTCGCCTCGCCACTCGACGTCCGCGTCGCTTCGGCGTCCGGCCGCCGCCGCTCCTACTTCGTCAACATAGGTGTTTCCGGCGCCATCGCGGCGACCTGCGGCAGCCTGCACGCGACCCTCGACGAGGCCACCGCAGGAGTCGTCAACCCCGGAGACACTCAGGAGCTGCGCCCCGCCCGCAGCCGGACGCGTTTTCTGGGCCTGCGGATCGATGCCGCCCTCGTCGACCAGGAGTTCGCCGCGCTCACCGGGCAACTGCCGACATCCACCGTACGCTTCGACTTCGCCCTGGACCTGGCCAAACCCAAGGGCCGGGCGGTGCGGCTGCTGGTGCATTCCCTCGTGGAGCAGCTGGACTCAGGAGACCCCTTGTTCCAGCGTGCGGAGCTGCCGCGCAGCCAGCTGCGGTGCATTGCCACCGCCCTGCTGCTGGCCCAGCCCCATACGCATACCGGCGAGCTTCGCGACGGCCCGCAACCCAGTCACCCGCGCTCGTTACGCGCGGCTCTCTCCTTCATCGAAACGAACCTCTCGGAACGCCTCACCCTCAGCGGCATTGCCGCCGCCGCAGACTGCAGCCCACGGACCGTCAGCTCCGCGTTCCGCGCCCGACTCGGACTGTCTCCCCTCACCTACGTGCGCAATCTGCGACTGGACCGGATCCGCGAGGACGTCCTCACCTCCACCGATCACGTCAGCACCATCGCGTATCGGTGGGGCGTCTCCCACCTGGGCCGCTTCGCCGCCGAATACCGCGACCGCTTCGACGAACTGCCCTCCGAAACGGCGGCCCGCCGGTAG
- a CDS encoding pyridoxamine 5'-phosphate oxidase family protein, with the protein MTLSTRERELFLAEPHIGALSVVERPDRAPLTVPIWYQYTPGGELWVRTGPDSRKARAIRSAGRFSLMVQRTEPTVRYVSVEGPVTRTESDSRERSWELTARYLPQDKVAEFVEYDRTQLGEHVVIYLQPEHWVSADLGSL; encoded by the coding sequence ATGACCCTGTCGACACGAGAACGAGAGCTGTTTCTGGCGGAACCTCATATCGGTGCGCTGTCCGTGGTCGAACGGCCGGACCGCGCACCACTGACCGTCCCCATTTGGTATCAGTACACGCCGGGCGGCGAACTGTGGGTGCGTACCGGGCCTGATTCCCGGAAGGCCCGGGCCATTCGGTCTGCAGGGCGCTTCAGCCTGATGGTGCAGCGGACCGAACCGACGGTGCGCTACGTCTCGGTGGAGGGGCCGGTCACCAGGACGGAATCAGACAGCCGCGAACGGTCCTGGGAGCTGACCGCGCGGTACCTCCCTCAGGACAAGGTCGCGGAATTCGTGGAATACGACCGCACCCAGCTCGGTGAGCACGTCGTCATTTACCTGCAGCCGGAACATTGGGTGTCCGCCGATTTGGGATCCCTCTGA
- a CDS encoding FAD-dependent monooxygenase, whose product MAHTHTTDVLIAGAGPVGLSAAAELRRNGVCCRLVDRLPARLPYAKAVGIQPRTLELWDRMGLARTVLEAALAMRGQLIYVNGREQARIDLTLPPEVPYGFAALPQYETERILEAYLAGLGTVIERGTELLSFAQDEDGVTARLRTASDSEEEVRARYLIGCDGAHSTVRKGLGLAFEGGAFAEEYLLADVEADWDLPHGYGLRSLHRTDDGATDDLLVCIPLPGAGRYRMSTLVPPELSPRTAEGGPARGESVPHGPESGRAPELSHLQAVVDRLAPKAAVLSRMRWSSVFRISHRIVDRYADGRVFVAGDAAHIHPPTGAQGMNTGIQDACNLAWKLALVVRGEAGPALLASYDAERRPVGEEVVGRTVRHATDGIEADPDDPRTLMLHEAQLLVSYRGGPLADKPSGPADAPQPGDRAPDCAGLTTPVATYPLRLLDILRGHTGHVLLMYAADPAALAKAAEAATRAAEQSPVADGSALGTPDAPVREDGLQTVAVLARDATPCAPDLLPVPGYRDTKGEFARLYRPDGPTGLLIRPDGQLGARFPLADTAAALSDYRTALSAPA is encoded by the coding sequence GTGGCGCACACCCATACCACCGACGTACTGATCGCGGGCGCCGGGCCGGTCGGGCTGAGCGCCGCCGCGGAGCTGCGTCGCAACGGGGTGTGCTGCCGTCTCGTCGACCGACTGCCGGCCCGCCTGCCGTACGCCAAGGCGGTCGGCATCCAGCCGCGCACCCTTGAGCTCTGGGACCGGATGGGCCTGGCCCGCACCGTCCTGGAAGCCGCCCTCGCGATGCGCGGCCAACTGATCTACGTCAACGGCCGGGAGCAGGCGCGGATCGACCTCACCCTGCCGCCCGAGGTGCCGTACGGATTCGCCGCGCTACCGCAGTACGAGACCGAGCGCATCCTTGAGGCGTATCTCGCCGGCCTGGGGACGGTCATCGAGCGTGGCACCGAGCTGCTGTCGTTCGCGCAGGACGAGGACGGGGTCACCGCCCGGCTGCGTACCGCCTCCGACAGCGAGGAGGAGGTCCGGGCCCGCTATCTGATCGGCTGCGACGGAGCGCACAGCACCGTCCGCAAGGGGCTCGGACTCGCCTTCGAGGGCGGGGCCTTCGCCGAGGAGTACCTGCTGGCCGACGTCGAAGCCGACTGGGATCTGCCGCACGGATACGGCCTGCGGTCCCTCCACCGCACCGACGACGGCGCCACCGACGACCTGCTGGTCTGCATCCCGCTGCCCGGAGCGGGCCGCTACCGCATGTCGACGCTGGTGCCACCCGAACTCTCCCCGCGGACGGCGGAGGGCGGGCCCGCGCGGGGCGAGTCCGTGCCGCACGGTCCGGAGAGCGGTCGCGCCCCTGAACTGTCCCACCTGCAGGCGGTCGTGGATCGCCTCGCCCCCAAGGCAGCCGTCCTGTCGCGGATGCGCTGGTCGTCCGTCTTCCGCATCAGCCACCGGATCGTCGACCGCTACGCCGACGGCCGGGTGTTCGTCGCGGGCGACGCCGCCCACATCCACCCGCCCACGGGTGCGCAGGGCATGAACACCGGCATCCAGGATGCCTGCAACCTGGCCTGGAAACTCGCTCTCGTCGTCCGCGGGGAGGCCGGACCCGCCCTCCTCGCCAGCTACGACGCCGAGCGCCGCCCCGTAGGTGAGGAGGTCGTCGGCCGGACCGTCCGCCACGCCACCGACGGCATCGAAGCCGACCCTGACGACCCGCGGACCCTGATGCTGCACGAAGCCCAACTGCTCGTCAGCTACCGGGGCGGCCCGCTCGCCGACAAGCCCAGCGGGCCGGCCGACGCGCCCCAGCCCGGCGACCGGGCCCCGGACTGCGCCGGTCTGACCACCCCCGTGGCCACCTACCCCTTGCGGCTGCTCGACATCCTGCGCGGCCACACAGGACACGTGCTGCTGATGTACGCGGCCGACCCGGCCGCCCTCGCCAAGGCCGCCGAAGCGGCCACCCGAGCCGCCGAGCAGTCGCCTGTGGCCGACGGAAGCGCCCTCGGCACCCCCGACGCCCCCGTTCGGGAAGACGGCCTGCAGACCGTTGCCGTCCTCGCCCGGGACGCCACTCCGTGCGCCCCCGACCTCCTTCCTGTCCCCGGATACCGCGACACCAAAGGGGAGTTCGCCCGGCTCTACCGCCCCGACGGCCCGACCGGACTCCTCATCCGCCCGGACGGGCAGCTCGGCGCCCGCTTCCCCCTCGCCGACACCGCGGCAGCCCTCTCCGACTACCGCACGGCCCTGTCCGCACCGGCCTGA
- a CDS encoding MarR family winged helix-turn-helix transcriptional regulator: protein MSEPTTDTTDQTSAARVAAALGALTLRATRAGLHGRLTSGVEGVDATTYPVLSGLDRVGPATATRLAEAIGMDRTVTTRYATRLQEAGLIARGPDPSDARATRLALTADGERTVRELRGAMESFLAEEMATWPPGEAGTFALRLEKLTEALASPDAGRTT from the coding sequence GTGAGCGAGCCAACCACTGACACCACCGACCAGACGTCCGCCGCCCGGGTGGCCGCAGCCCTCGGCGCCCTGACCCTGCGGGCCACCCGCGCCGGGCTCCACGGCCGGCTGACCTCAGGGGTGGAGGGCGTCGACGCCACCACCTACCCGGTGCTGTCCGGCCTCGACCGCGTCGGGCCCGCCACCGCCACCAGGCTCGCCGAGGCGATCGGCATGGACCGCACCGTCACCACCCGCTACGCCACGCGGTTGCAGGAGGCCGGGCTGATCGCCCGTGGCCCCGACCCGTCCGACGCCCGCGCCACCCGTCTGGCGCTCACCGCGGACGGTGAGCGGACCGTCCGGGAACTGCGCGGCGCGATGGAGTCCTTCCTGGCCGAGGAGATGGCCACCTGGCCTCCGGGCGAGGCCGGCACGTTCGCCCTGCGCCTCGAAAAACTCACCGAAGCCCTCGCGTCTCCCGACGCAGGCCGTACGACATGA